The proteins below come from a single bacterium genomic window:
- a CDS encoding T9SS type A sorting domain-containing protein: protein MRKSIFVPLVPVLAAALVSAAPFASRVGVPARPECSPCDSMLVKLDSIPSQVQYQCIAVRNDTVFCALQGYMVYYRDRLTGAVIDSFPTQSGASVIAICPFGDSICVSRIASPEFCEVYTLDGTYVRSFYPTGGVEVRGLDWDGSHFWATSFSSDLSIYLMTPDGTVTKTLSRSGGFPSTIARDLKLDLMFPNRLWTSPSTGSPNKLMYVAFDTSANTFTPLDTFPTGLSSYMSGIGFRNDSVDGGCVYVSSISLSWIYRFRVHAPQTGIEEPHALAQAFAFSVGPNPATGAVLIEYSLPGIMHEASSATLAMFDVNGRQVRSVRSAAAGPAHRHATWNLDDDSGRPVANGVYFCKLTSGCTTLSRKLVVQR, encoded by the coding sequence ATGCGGAAGAGTATCTTTGTTCCGCTCGTGCCAGTTCTAGCGGCCGCGCTCGTCAGTGCCGCTCCTTTTGCGAGCCGGGTCGGTGTGCCCGCGCGGCCTGAGTGCAGTCCCTGCGATTCGATGCTCGTCAAGCTCGATTCCATCCCGTCTCAAGTCCAGTACCAGTGCATCGCCGTGCGTAATGACACGGTGTTCTGCGCGTTGCAGGGGTACATGGTCTATTACCGGGACCGGTTGACCGGGGCCGTAATCGATTCGTTCCCGACGCAGTCGGGCGCTTCGGTTATCGCGATCTGCCCGTTCGGCGACTCGATCTGCGTGTCGCGCATTGCCAGCCCCGAGTTCTGCGAGGTGTACACGCTGGACGGGACGTACGTGCGCAGCTTCTACCCGACCGGCGGCGTGGAGGTACGCGGCCTGGACTGGGACGGGTCGCATTTCTGGGCTACGTCGTTCAGCAGCGACCTCAGTATCTATCTGATGACGCCGGACGGCACAGTGACGAAGACCTTGAGCCGCTCGGGCGGATTCCCGTCGACGATCGCCCGGGACCTCAAGCTCGACCTGATGTTCCCCAACCGACTCTGGACGTCGCCCTCCACCGGCTCGCCGAACAAGCTGATGTACGTCGCGTTCGATACCAGCGCCAACACGTTCACGCCGCTGGACACGTTTCCGACCGGGCTGTCGTCCTACATGTCGGGAATCGGGTTCCGAAACGATTCGGTTGACGGCGGCTGCGTCTACGTCAGTTCAATCTCGCTGTCGTGGATCTATCGGTTCAGGGTGCACGCGCCGCAGACCGGAATCGAAGAGCCGCATGCCTTGGCTCAGGCCTTCGCGTTCTCGGTCGGGCCGAACCCGGCGACCGGGGCGGTCCTAATCGAATACTCTCTGCCCGGCATCATGCATGAGGCATCAAGCGCTACGCTGGCGATGTTCGACGTCAATGGCCGGCAGGTCCGCTCGGTCCGGTCGGCCGCGGCCGGCCCGGCCCATCGGCACGCGACGTGGAACCTCGACGATGATAGCGGCCGCCCGGTGGCGAACGGCGTCTATTTCTGCAAGCTGACTTCAGGCTGCACGACCCTGAGCCGCAAGCTCGTCGTCCAGCGTTAG
- a CDS encoding HAD family hydrolase → MRVLDPSGRKHRNAAPAEMKEIAVVFDLFHTLISLEVPRAPGRRVSEILGVDPGEWYQVWTSDPDDYVFGRADVGERLRRLARRLNPKVTEAQIEEALAARTLSIRHAMVNVESEALEGLRGLRRFGCRLGLISNCGEDEVRAWPESPLAPLFDTVLFSCRVKLKKPDPAIYQLAATNLAVKPARCLYVGDGGSDEFAGARRAGMTPVLLTRHLEVSMAERIPALAQEAELAVRTTSELCRLLTGT, encoded by the coding sequence ATGAGAGTCCTGGATCCGAGCGGCAGGAAGCACAGGAACGCGGCCCCGGCTGAGATGAAGGAGATTGCCGTCGTCTTTGACCTGTTCCACACCCTCATCTCGCTCGAGGTGCCCAGAGCACCGGGCCGCCGCGTTTCTGAGATTCTCGGGGTCGACCCGGGCGAATGGTATCAGGTCTGGACCAGCGACCCGGACGACTACGTTTTCGGACGGGCGGACGTCGGAGAAAGGTTGCGGCGGCTGGCCCGCAGGCTCAACCCGAAAGTAACTGAGGCGCAGATTGAGGAAGCGCTGGCCGCGCGCACTCTCAGTATCCGCCATGCCATGGTGAACGTCGAAAGCGAGGCGCTCGAAGGCCTGCGTGGTCTGCGCCGCTTCGGTTGCAGGCTGGGTTTGATATCGAACTGCGGAGAAGACGAAGTCCGGGCCTGGCCCGAATCGCCGCTCGCCCCGTTGTTCGACACGGTGCTGTTCTCGTGCCGCGTGAAACTCAAGAAACCTGACCCGGCAATCTACCAATTGGCGGCCACGAACCTGGCAGTGAAGCCGGCCCGGTGTCTCTACGTCGGCGACGGCGGCAGCGACGAGTTTGCCGGAGCCCGTCGCGCCGGCATGACCCCGGTGCTGCTGACACGGCACCTGGAGGTGTCAATGGCCGAGCGGATTCCGGCGCTGGCCCAGGAGGCCGAGCTTGCCGTAAGGACGACGTCGGAACTCTGCCGGCTGTTGACCGGTACATGA
- a CDS encoding SBBP repeat-containing protein: MNARTSGAVHRTQNNGSSGTKSGARCGHGGQPWVARYDNLREDMGWAVATDASGNVYVTGISQSQSEPNDDDYATVKYNADGTEAWHARYGSVGAGDAPSAIAVDAHGNVYVTGRCYNADKGCSEFGTVKYDASGSLVWDARYGNGYDDAAQAIALDASGNVYVTGNSLVMTDTAGYDQWISGIATVKYNASDSHAVWVRRYSNGYDDGPMAMAWDAAGNVYVTGYSKDVNGQYGYATVEYAADGDSLHDVRESFGTHDYAEALGFDAAGNVYVTGTSYDDNGVGDYVTVKYDANLGRLWPSPARYDGPVKFDDEAYAMAVDASGNSYVTGVSYDSSWVGDYATVKYDADGHQQWVAPYDNGSDDGACGVALDASSNVYVTGYSYAAGDTCEYATIKYDASGNQSWVARYSNGCCDDRPMALAVDALGDVCVTGYSLNSAGNYDYATLKYGAGTPDMGVSSIDAPVGMPAPGSLVPQSDVYNCGTGQNGFDVVFSIDCTPPYVETVHVPNGIPPDSDPPVQFPAWAATDGYYTAKCSTITPGDTDHANDAKTNDFIVAPPGWSTRSALPKTPSGKDEDAGGWLAYNSGDKLVYAAKGNSTADFYAFNPRKNSWTALTPIPKGRERTLPDDGCRGVTDGGDKIYMTKGNGTLSFWSYSISTHTWTQLADVPRGCVTIEGGAGLAYAVKKGVGYVYLLKGNGGEFYKYNTATGMWNRLPDAPGYGRKDWPDGSWLVYDGDHTLYAHNVKFLELWSFDIATEKWGLQQLPGMPERSGRNRKKEAAGPGSAAAWLDGAIYALKGNSTNEFWRYDPAAMAWTELDTVPLVGTSGKRKKVDSGGDITATENMLFAFKGNSTSELWRYVRAGSGGPDGPGAVKSALATRSGMELFPNPASARFATLKYALPRIEPARVTLVDVSGREVVSQYVPAAGREGSLLLDLRALRAGVYIVRLEGMGLSISQKLIIER; this comes from the coding sequence TTGAATGCCCGAACTTCGGGCGCCGTCCATCGGACTCAGAACAACGGGTCTTCGGGCACCAAGTCCGGTGCGCGTTGTGGTCATGGCGGCCAACCCTGGGTCGCCCGGTACGACAACCTGCGTGAAGACATGGGCTGGGCTGTTGCCACTGACGCCTCAGGCAACGTCTACGTCACCGGGATCAGCCAGAGCCAGAGCGAACCAAACGACGACGACTACGCAACGGTCAAGTACAATGCGGACGGCACGGAGGCATGGCATGCCCGGTACGGCAGCGTCGGCGCCGGTGACGCGCCCAGCGCCATCGCCGTGGACGCGCACGGCAATGTCTACGTGACCGGTCGCTGCTACAACGCCGACAAAGGGTGCAGCGAATTCGGTACTGTCAAGTACGATGCGAGCGGCAGCCTGGTGTGGGATGCCCGGTACGGCAACGGCTACGACGACGCTGCACAGGCCATTGCTCTGGATGCCTCAGGTAATGTCTACGTGACCGGGAACAGCCTCGTCATGACAGATACCGCTGGCTACGATCAGTGGATCTCCGGCATCGCGACGGTCAAGTACAATGCTAGCGACAGCCATGCGGTATGGGTTCGCCGATATAGCAACGGCTACGACGACGGACCGATGGCCATGGCCTGGGACGCCGCAGGCAACGTCTACGTGACCGGGTACAGCAAGGACGTCAACGGGCAGTACGGCTACGCAACAGTCGAGTACGCTGCGGATGGTGACTCGCTGCACGACGTCCGAGAAAGCTTCGGCACCCACGATTACGCGGAGGCGCTGGGCTTTGACGCCGCGGGGAACGTGTACGTGACCGGGACGAGCTACGACGACAACGGGGTCGGCGACTACGTTACTGTCAAGTATGATGCCAACCTAGGCCGGCTGTGGCCGAGCCCGGCCCGCTATGATGGCCCGGTGAAATTCGACGACGAAGCCTACGCCATGGCCGTGGACGCCTCAGGTAACTCCTACGTGACCGGGGTGAGCTACGACAGCAGTTGGGTCGGCGACTACGCCACGGTCAAGTACGATGCGGACGGCCACCAGCAGTGGGTTGCCCCGTATGACAACGGCAGCGACGATGGAGCGTGCGGCGTCGCCTTGGACGCTTCAAGCAATGTCTACGTGACCGGGTACAGTTACGCGGCGGGAGACACCTGCGAGTACGCTACCATAAAGTACGACGCGAGCGGCAACCAATCGTGGGTTGCCAGGTACAGCAACGGCTGCTGCGACGACCGACCGATGGCGCTCGCAGTTGACGCTCTGGGTGACGTCTGCGTGACCGGGTACAGCCTGAATTCGGCTGGCAACTATGACTATGCGACGCTGAAGTACGGAGCCGGCACACCGGACATGGGCGTCTCAAGTATCGACGCACCGGTCGGGATGCCGGCGCCCGGGTCTTTGGTCCCACAGTCCGACGTGTACAACTGCGGCACCGGACAGAACGGGTTCGACGTTGTGTTCAGTATCGACTGCACCCCGCCCTACGTGGAGACGGTCCACGTGCCAAACGGAATCCCTCCGGACAGCGACCCGCCCGTGCAGTTTCCGGCATGGGCCGCGACCGATGGGTACTACACTGCCAAGTGCAGCACCATCACTCCGGGCGACACCGACCATGCGAACGACGCGAAGACCAACGACTTCATAGTCGCGCCGCCGGGCTGGAGTACCAGATCCGCCTTGCCCAAGACACCGTCCGGCAAGGACGAAGATGCGGGTGGCTGGCTGGCGTACAACTCCGGCGACAAACTCGTCTACGCCGCCAAGGGGAACAGCACAGCCGACTTCTACGCATTCAATCCGCGCAAGAATAGCTGGACCGCACTCACGCCGATTCCGAAGGGCCGCGAGCGAACGCTGCCCGATGACGGCTGCCGGGGCGTGACCGATGGCGGGGACAAGATATACATGACCAAAGGCAACGGTACCCTCAGCTTCTGGAGTTACAGCATCAGCACCCACACGTGGACCCAATTGGCCGACGTGCCCAGAGGCTGCGTCACGATCGAGGGTGGCGCTGGCCTGGCCTACGCGGTCAAGAAGGGCGTGGGCTATGTATACCTGCTGAAGGGGAACGGCGGCGAGTTCTATAAGTACAACACAGCGACGGGAATGTGGAACCGACTGCCCGACGCGCCGGGCTACGGTCGCAAGGACTGGCCTGACGGCTCGTGGCTGGTCTACGACGGCGACCACACGCTCTACGCTCACAACGTCAAGTTCCTCGAGCTCTGGTCATTCGACATCGCGACCGAGAAGTGGGGTCTCCAGCAACTGCCCGGTATGCCCGAGCGCAGCGGGCGGAACCGCAAGAAAGAGGCGGCAGGCCCGGGCAGCGCGGCAGCGTGGCTCGACGGCGCGATATACGCCTTGAAGGGCAACAGCACCAACGAGTTCTGGAGGTACGACCCGGCCGCCATGGCCTGGACAGAGCTCGACACCGTGCCGCTGGTCGGCACGAGCGGCAAGAGGAAGAAGGTAGATTCGGGCGGCGACATCACCGCGACGGAGAACATGCTGTTCGCGTTCAAGGGTAACTCGACCAGCGAACTGTGGCGGTACGTACGTGCAGGGAGCGGAGGTCCCGACGGGCCCGGAGCCGTGAAGTCAGCGTTGGCGACGCGCTCGGGCATGGAGCTGTTCCCGAATCCCGCAAGTGCGAGATTCGCGACCCTGAAGTACGCTCTGCCTCGAATCGAGCCCGCGAGAGTCACGCTGGTTGACGTCTCGGGTAGAGAAGTCGTGAGTCAGTATGTGCCGGCGGCAGGCCGGGAAGGGTCACTCCTTCTCGACCTTCGCGCCCTGAGGGCCGGCGTCTACATAGTACGGCTGGAAGGCATGGGACTCAGCATTTCCCAGAAGCTGATTATCGAGCGCTAA
- a CDS encoding DUF362 domain-containing protein, translating to MKRLMTKVSRFFTHSFMWLGIGSILWLLMRSGTKPSRLRYPCQRAAAGAGSLWLSAFAFPGILRGLRAVGLSLPEVRPSRPARNLLMTAGVLAVALFAVYRLGLGTRSQLRTIGSCPHVPPPVQAGLPAWTSARPVQSHIFVVDSVPVPDSMGTYHEGLDTLLSLLAQNGTCLYKSSKHLPWCDTAGIIGKNDVVLLKVNAEWDQRGMPSTDLLKGLIARIVAHPDTFAGEIELVENGQWRQSWAYSANNAERHSQTMQEVVDTFAARGYHVGDYNWTAIGYSGNNHWVNEYNQGDTVSGYVREESTGMTYAKFTTSYGTHVSTRLGVWNDSSYEPARLKFINLPVLKCHQYMGVSASVKHYIGFLSYADSGNTSMHRRAMTQGLLGVDFGKARFPDLNIIDATWVSAEITTGPNAPYNMCTRLNTLVASKDPIAADYYAGRYVLRPASWWNGHSSLHNYGRMDPDNLNTENPGNGHSYSDSTPCYGFPYNAFHQMLVSSRDQMLRYGHQVTMDTTQMTIHHFRFPGAAVSESPRTMPVVDGLMATPNPVNGRPSVSYELGTPASVRLMVFSADGRKVAELAQGMLPAGRHRLILDRALAPGTYLLTLEAGSARESTKLVVPGR from the coding sequence ATGAAGCGACTGATGACGAAGGTCTCGAGGTTCTTCACGCACAGTTTCATGTGGCTGGGCATCGGCTCGATTCTCTGGCTGCTGATGCGGTCGGGAACCAAGCCGAGCCGGCTGCGCTATCCATGTCAGCGGGCCGCGGCCGGCGCCGGTTCGCTGTGGTTGAGCGCCTTTGCCTTCCCCGGCATCTTACGCGGGCTGCGCGCGGTTGGTCTGAGCCTGCCGGAAGTCCGGCCGAGCAGGCCGGCCCGTAACCTGCTCATGACGGCAGGCGTGCTGGCCGTGGCGCTGTTTGCGGTTTACCGACTGGGACTTGGGACACGATCCCAATTGAGGACAATTGGGTCATGTCCCCACGTGCCGCCGCCGGTGCAGGCCGGCCTGCCGGCCTGGACCTCGGCTCGACCGGTCCAGTCTCACATCTTCGTGGTGGACAGTGTCCCGGTACCCGACAGCATGGGCACATACCACGAAGGCCTCGACACGCTCCTGTCGCTGCTCGCTCAGAACGGCACATGCCTGTACAAGTCGAGCAAGCATCTGCCGTGGTGTGACACCGCAGGCATCATCGGCAAGAACGACGTCGTGCTGCTTAAGGTGAACGCTGAATGGGACCAGCGGGGAATGCCCAGCACCGATCTTCTGAAGGGGCTCATCGCCCGCATCGTCGCCCACCCCGACACCTTTGCCGGCGAGATCGAACTGGTCGAGAACGGCCAGTGGCGCCAGTCCTGGGCGTACTCGGCGAACAACGCCGAACGGCATTCTCAGACCATGCAGGAAGTGGTCGACACCTTCGCCGCAAGAGGCTATCACGTGGGCGACTACAATTGGACCGCCATCGGCTACAGCGGCAACAACCATTGGGTGAACGAGTACAACCAGGGCGACACCGTATCCGGCTACGTCCGCGAGGAGTCGACAGGCATGACCTATGCCAAGTTCACGACCTCATACGGCACGCACGTCTCGACCCGGCTCGGGGTCTGGAACGATTCTTCGTACGAACCGGCGCGGCTGAAGTTCATCAACCTACCGGTCCTGAAGTGCCATCAGTACATGGGCGTGTCCGCATCGGTCAAACACTACATCGGGTTCCTGTCGTACGCGGACAGCGGAAACACCTCCATGCACCGACGCGCAATGACTCAGGGGCTGCTTGGCGTTGACTTCGGCAAGGCTCGGTTCCCTGACCTGAACATCATTGACGCCACCTGGGTGAGCGCGGAAATCACGACCGGGCCGAATGCACCCTACAACATGTGCACGCGCCTGAACACCCTCGTGGCCTCAAAAGATCCGATTGCGGCCGACTACTATGCGGGACGATACGTGCTGAGGCCCGCGAGCTGGTGGAACGGCCACTCCTCGCTGCACAACTACGGCCGCATGGACCCCGACAACCTGAACACGGAGAACCCAGGCAACGGCCACTCCTATTCCGACTCTACTCCCTGCTACGGCTTTCCATACAACGCCTTCCACCAGATGCTTGTCTCCAGCCGCGACCAGATGCTCCGCTACGGACACCAGGTCACGATGGACACGACCCAGATGACCATCCACCACTTCCGCTTTCCCGGCGCGGCGGTCAGCGAGTCGCCCAGAACCATGCCGGTGGTCGACGGGTTGATGGCGACGCCAAACCCGGTCAATGGCAGGCCCTCCGTCAGCTATGAACTGGGAACGCCCGCCTCGGTCCGGCTGATGGTGTTTTCCGCCGACGGTCGGAAGGTGGCCGAACTCGCTCAGGGAATGCTCCCGGCCGGCAGGCACAGGCTAATCCTGGACCGCGCGCTCGCGCCCGGCACCTATCTGCTAACGCTCGAAGCAGGCAGCGCCCGGGAGTCAACGAAGCTCGTCGTCCCCGGCCGCTGA
- a CDS encoding DOMON domain-containing protein, which yields MKFSRFALPLAVLGALAVCRAQKLPVIPYDSTMQDRVLIDGQIDNDDGQEYPATFLDKASGLTVNWGFDDSLIYVGLQTKGRGWMAIGFGSPEMNESNMIIGYYTDSSNEVVNQIGAGHAHAQSPQSESAIRESEIEYDEETGITTMEFTYPLKFPSGQGLAISALVPGQTCDIILAQNTKTASLSAKHTNYSTLKVKLADKPLPAKPQQ from the coding sequence ATGAAATTCAGCCGATTTGCCTTGCCGCTGGCCGTCTTGGGTGCGCTGGCGGTCTGCCGGGCGCAGAAACTTCCGGTTATTCCGTACGATTCGACGATGCAGGACCGCGTCCTGATTGACGGCCAGATCGACAACGACGACGGGCAGGAGTACCCGGCGACCTTCCTGGACAAGGCCTCGGGGCTCACCGTCAATTGGGGTTTCGACGACAGCCTGATATACGTCGGGCTCCAGACCAAGGGGCGGGGCTGGATGGCGATCGGGTTCGGCTCGCCCGAGATGAACGAGTCGAACATGATAATCGGCTATTACACGGACAGCTCGAACGAGGTAGTGAACCAGATCGGCGCCGGTCACGCGCACGCCCAATCGCCGCAGTCGGAAAGCGCAATCCGTGAGTCCGAAATCGAGTACGACGAGGAGACCGGCATCACGACCATGGAGTTCACCTACCCGCTGAAATTCCCGTCCGGCCAGGGCCTGGCGATTTCCGCCCTCGTGCCGGGCCAGACGTGCGACATCATTCTGGCCCAGAACACCAAGACCGCCTCGCTGAGTGCCAAGCACACGAACTACAGCACTTTGAAGGTGAAGCTGGCGGACAAACCGCTGCCCGCCAAGCCGCAACAATAG
- a CDS encoding peptidyl-prolyl cis-trans isomerase, protein MTNRHLTISAAVLAAAFLAGCGNKQQPKSSAPAVTTGPVIATVNDDKLTTTELDSLSPEGFQITRDNLPKILDKWVSNTLIYQEAVRRGIDKEAAVQAHIARLQRDYLVNELLDRLTTGIKVGQDQEMQYFNQHKDEFTYEVKISRIVLSDSEGAVQTLADLKSGGDFTKLAKERSQDVALEAGQESRYFARSIGDPRMGGDPSVAEAIFALGPGQISGVVPSQEGYQIIKLTDKKKVKANVTFPEVKDQIDAILSYRRSQTVVDSILTSLRGKAKIELKPDSYFGPAGK, encoded by the coding sequence ATGACCAACCGACATCTGACCATCTCGGCCGCAGTTCTGGCGGCGGCATTCCTGGCCGGCTGCGGCAACAAGCAACAGCCGAAGAGCAGCGCGCCGGCCGTCACGACCGGGCCGGTAATCGCCACCGTGAACGACGACAAACTGACGACCACCGAACTCGACTCGCTCTCACCGGAAGGGTTCCAGATTACCCGCGACAACCTGCCCAAGATACTCGACAAGTGGGTGTCGAACACGCTCATCTACCAGGAAGCGGTACGCCGCGGCATCGACAAAGAGGCGGCGGTGCAGGCCCACATCGCCCGGCTCCAGCGCGACTACCTGGTCAACGAACTGCTCGACCGGTTGACGACCGGGATCAAAGTCGGCCAGGACCAGGAGATGCAGTACTTCAACCAGCACAAAGACGAATTCACCTATGAAGTGAAAATCTCCCGCATCGTCTTGTCCGACAGCGAAGGGGCGGTGCAGACCCTCGCCGACCTCAAATCCGGGGGCGATTTCACGAAGCTGGCCAAGGAGCGGTCGCAGGACGTGGCGCTCGAGGCCGGGCAGGAGTCGCGCTACTTCGCCCGGAGCATCGGCGACCCGCGCATGGGCGGCGACCCGTCGGTAGCCGAGGCCATCTTCGCGCTCGGGCCCGGGCAGATTTCCGGCGTGGTGCCGAGCCAGGAAGGCTATCAGATTATCAAGCTCACGGACAAGAAGAAGGTGAAGGCGAACGTCACCTTCCCCGAGGTCAAGGACCAGATCGATGCGATTCTCTCCTACCGCCGCAGCCAGACGGTGGTGGACAGCATCCTTACCTCGCTGCGGGGCAAGGCCAAGATCGAGTTGAAGCCGGACTCGTACTTCGGGCCCGCCGGAAAGTAG